The Crocinitomicaceae bacterium genome includes a region encoding these proteins:
- a CDS encoding class I SAM-dependent methyltransferase, protein MSTEAFDRKSHWENIYQNKQLHEVSWYQPTPETSLALIQEFAKDKTFPLIDIGGGDSFLVDHLLDLGYTDITVLDISSAAIDRAKKRLGNRADKVHWIVEDAGRFIPERTYFIWHDRAAFHFLTHNADIESYLNAANKGIASHGVFILGTFSENGPKKCSGIEIKQYNEQDMTKTFSDGFEKIKCLSIDHKTPFDTIQNFLFCCFRRI, encoded by the coding sequence ATGTCAACAGAAGCATTTGATAGAAAATCACACTGGGAAAATATTTACCAGAATAAACAGTTGCATGAAGTAAGTTGGTACCAACCAACACCTGAAACATCTCTTGCACTCATACAGGAATTTGCAAAGGATAAAACATTCCCCTTGATTGATATAGGAGGCGGTGACAGTTTTCTAGTTGATCATCTGCTTGATTTAGGATACACCGATATAACCGTGCTAGATATTTCATCAGCGGCCATTGACCGCGCAAAGAAACGACTAGGAAACCGCGCTGACAAAGTGCATTGGATTGTTGAAGATGCAGGAAGATTTATTCCTGAACGTACATATTTTATCTGGCATGACAGAGCTGCTTTCCACTTTTTAACTCACAACGCAGATATTGAATCATACTTGAATGCTGCAAATAAAGGCATTGCCTCTCATGGTGTGTTTATACTTGGTACCTTTTCAGAAAATGGTCCAAAAAAATGCAGTGGTATTGAAATAAAACAATATAACGAGCAAGACATGACCAAAACTTTTTCAGACGGTTTTGAAAAAATTAAATGTTTGAGTATTGATCATAAAACTCCGTTTGACACCATTCAAAACTTTTTGTTTTGTTGTTTTAGAAGAATTTAA
- a CDS encoding T9SS type A sorting domain-containing protein, with product MKFISAFFLLFLIHDAVIFSQETITIDAGTDDGSFKNYTGFIHGETDLESHAATLNLLLSLKPNFWRNSDWFETQELATDLSVHTTMVISDFYANFKGGYSNAKPWLNWAEYESFVATLVNNYAANGQSPDYWDVWNEPNDAYYWSGNLSQLIECFKRTRQVLDAINPAIKMVGPSLNSYDGAGIEYILDSLAASGITMDAVSWHEFGLPDSLAVHANDFNNRKLLNPSWNNPEIHINEYSPQQTNQIPAYRLGWFYHLEQNDVDWANTACWDNNDGSTTWSNCMVGLNGLFWHDEQSPLPVFWLNLAYAKMLTGKRIFCTHSDAKTLALSSKTDSLSEMKILVGRFYSVDNGTYLASDIGKDSSNVTITINNYPYLTNGTVPLIIQKIPKGDMDFQNSPLAGPLPFYTGNATVTAGVISITIPNFQDGDVYLIYLNSTDILGELVTSHEDKLVIFPNPSSSSITILTENRINEPLIFINAAGETVKETVITSDEMTMDITNLPAGIYYIKTGWQIIQFVKN from the coding sequence ATGAAATTTATCAGCGCATTTTTTCTTTTGTTTCTGATCCATGATGCCGTCATTTTTTCACAAGAAACTATTACCATTGATGCCGGAACAGATGATGGGTCATTCAAAAATTATACAGGATTTATACATGGTGAAACAGATCTTGAATCTCATGCTGCCACGCTCAATCTGCTTTTGTCATTAAAACCAAATTTCTGGCGTAATTCTGATTGGTTTGAAACACAAGAATTGGCAACAGATTTGTCAGTACATACTACCATGGTGATCAGTGATTTTTATGCCAATTTCAAAGGTGGATATAGCAACGCAAAGCCTTGGTTAAATTGGGCAGAATACGAAAGTTTTGTTGCTACCTTGGTCAATAACTATGCTGCCAACGGTCAGTCACCTGATTACTGGGATGTGTGGAATGAACCCAATGATGCCTATTACTGGTCAGGTAATCTTTCTCAATTAATTGAATGTTTTAAAAGAACAAGGCAAGTTTTGGATGCAATAAATCCGGCAATCAAAATGGTAGGTCCTAGCCTTAACAGTTATGACGGGGCAGGTATTGAATACATTCTTGATTCATTAGCAGCATCGGGCATCACTATGGATGCCGTTTCATGGCATGAATTCGGATTACCTGATTCACTCGCAGTTCACGCGAATGATTTTAATAATAGAAAATTATTGAATCCATCCTGGAATAATCCAGAAATTCATATCAACGAATATTCACCTCAGCAAACAAATCAAATTCCGGCATATCGCTTAGGTTGGTTTTATCATCTTGAGCAAAATGATGTTGATTGGGCAAACACAGCCTGCTGGGATAATAATGATGGCAGTACTACCTGGTCTAATTGTATGGTTGGTCTCAACGGTTTATTCTGGCATGATGAGCAAAGTCCGCTGCCTGTTTTCTGGTTAAATCTTGCCTATGCAAAAATGCTCACCGGCAAGCGCATTTTTTGTACACATTCTGACGCAAAAACTTTAGCCCTCTCAAGTAAAACTGACTCACTAAGTGAAATGAAAATTTTAGTAGGTAGATTTTATTCAGTTGATAACGGAACATACCTTGCTTCAGATATTGGAAAAGACAGTTCAAATGTTACCATCACAATCAACAATTATCCTTATTTGACAAACGGTACCGTGCCTTTGATCATCCAAAAAATTCCAAAAGGAGATATGGATTTTCAGAATTCACCTTTGGCCGGCCCGCTTCCATTTTACACCGGAAACGCCACTGTGACTGCCGGAGTAATTTCTATCACTATTCCAAATTTTCAGGATGGAGATGTCTACCTGATTTATTTAAACTCAACTGATATACTTGGTGAACTGGTAACCTCTCATGAAGATAAATTAGTTATTTTCCCAAACCCTTCGTCATCTTCAATTACCATATTAACAGAAAACAGAATTAATGAACCATTAATTTTTATAAATGCCGCCGGAGAAACAGTCAAAGAAACCGTAATAACATCAGATGAAATGACAATGGATATTACAAATCTACCTGCCGGTATTTATTACATTAAAACCGGATGGCAAATAATACAATTCGTGAAAAACTAA
- the ribB gene encoding 3,4-dihydroxy-2-butanone-4-phosphate synthase: MSSQLNTIQEAIEEIKNGKIIIVVDDEDRENEGDFLTAARNITPEIVNFMATHGRGLICAPLIEDTCDQLGLDLMVQKNSATYETPFTVSVDLIGHGCTTGISAHDRAKTILALIDPAIRPEELGKPGHIFPLRAKKGGVLRRAGHTEAAIDLSRLAGFEPAGVIVEIMNEDGSMARLPQLLEIAKKFNLKIVSIADLIQYRLKHESLIEKILETDLNTLWGKFKLSAFRQTTTDEEHLAFVKGEWTEDESITVRVESSPFTHNLLDAIRADKQSNLSAALQMIEKEGKGVLLFMQQEEKQIGLIEKLKSYNGSNQTKADNRDYGIGAQILRSMGIKKLRLISNNPAQNQSVIHAYGLDVTEVIPFSKLG, translated from the coding sequence ATGAGTTCACAACTGAACACAATTCAAGAGGCTATTGAAGAAATAAAAAACGGAAAAATCATCATTGTTGTTGATGATGAAGACCGTGAAAATGAAGGAGATTTTCTCACAGCCGCACGCAACATCACGCCTGAAATTGTCAACTTTATGGCTACGCATGGCAGAGGATTGATTTGCGCTCCATTGATTGAAGATACCTGTGATCAACTAGGTTTAGATTTGATGGTACAAAAAAACAGTGCCACGTATGAAACACCTTTTACCGTTTCTGTTGATTTGATAGGTCACGGTTGTACAACCGGCATTTCAGCTCATGACCGTGCCAAAACAATTCTTGCACTCATTGATCCCGCCATTCGTCCTGAAGAATTAGGAAAACCCGGACATATATTTCCACTGCGCGCAAAAAAAGGCGGGGTATTGCGCCGCGCAGGGCACACTGAAGCAGCTATTGATTTATCACGCTTGGCAGGCTTTGAACCGGCAGGAGTTATTGTTGAAATCATGAATGAAGATGGGTCTATGGCTCGTCTTCCTCAGCTATTGGAAATTGCAAAAAAATTCAACCTGAAAATTGTTTCTATCGCTGATTTGATTCAATACAGATTAAAACATGAATCACTCATTGAAAAAATTCTTGAAACTGATTTAAATACCCTGTGGGGAAAATTCAAACTATCTGCTTTCAGACAAACAACTACAGATGAAGAGCATCTTGCTTTTGTAAAAGGTGAATGGACAGAAGATGAAAGTATAACGGTGCGTGTTGAATCAAGTCCGTTTACACATAATTTATTGGATGCAATTCGCGCTGATAAACAATCTAACTTGAGTGCAGCACTTCAGATGATTGAAAAAGAAGGCAAAGGTGTTTTACTTTTTATGCAACAAGAGGAAAAACAAATTGGACTAATAGAAAAACTGAAATCATATAACGGTTCAAACCAAACGAAAGCTGACAACCGAGATTATGGAATTGGAGCGCAAATTCTGCGTTCAATGGGGATAAAAAAGCTCAGGTTAATTTCTAATAATCCTGCACAAAATCAATCTGTCATTCATGCTTATGGCTTAGATGTGACAGAAGTTATTCCTTTTTCAAAACTGGGCTGA
- a CDS encoding glycosyltransferase yields MKLLVLLSRFPYPLEKGDKLRAFHFIQELAQRHEIYLCCLSDQPVNENQIQKIKPLTKELHIFHQSKPLIYFNTAVQFFTDKPYQKGYFYQRSIQKKINALIQRIQPDHIFCQLIRTAEYVKNFHAIPKTIDYMDALGRGMFRRGEIAKGLVKKMYLSEGKRLAVYENRIFDYFNHHVIISSQDKKCIQHPDSEKIHVIENGIGEQFLNYTCTQKKEFDLVFVGNLNYAPNIEGSETLVKEVLPELLKKNIKPSVLIAGATPHARVLSLQSDQVTIKSWTEDVRDYYCSGRIFVAPLFIGTGLQNKLLEAMALQLPCVTTPLVNNALGATDGESILLASNAREFADCIARLMSDTSLSQCVASSGKAYVTSTFSWAKAVEKLEGVFRS; encoded by the coding sequence GTGAAATTACTTGTGCTCTTATCCCGTTTTCCGTATCCGCTTGAAAAAGGCGATAAGTTGCGTGCATTTCATTTCATTCAAGAATTGGCACAGCGTCATGAAATCTATCTCTGCTGCCTGAGTGATCAACCTGTGAATGAAAATCAGATTCAAAAAATAAAACCATTAACAAAAGAATTGCACATTTTTCATCAGTCAAAACCGCTAATATATTTCAATACTGCAGTTCAGTTTTTTACAGATAAACCCTATCAAAAAGGATATTTTTATCAGCGCAGTATTCAGAAAAAAATCAATGCACTGATTCAGCGCATACAACCGGATCATATTTTTTGTCAACTCATACGCACGGCTGAGTATGTGAAAAATTTTCATGCCATACCCAAAACCATAGATTACATGGACGCCTTAGGCAGAGGGATGTTCAGACGCGGAGAAATTGCCAAAGGTCTGGTAAAAAAAATGTACCTCAGTGAAGGCAAAAGACTAGCCGTTTATGAAAATCGTATTTTTGACTATTTCAATCATCACGTCATCATTTCATCACAAGATAAGAAATGTATACAGCATCCTGATTCAGAAAAAATTCACGTGATTGAAAATGGAATTGGAGAACAGTTTTTAAATTATACCTGTACGCAAAAAAAAGAATTTGATTTAGTTTTTGTTGGCAATTTAAATTACGCACCAAATATTGAAGGGTCAGAAACTTTGGTCAAAGAAGTACTTCCTGAATTATTGAAAAAAAACATCAAACCGTCTGTGCTGATTGCCGGTGCCACACCACATGCCCGGGTACTGAGCCTACAATCAGATCAGGTCACCATCAAAAGTTGGACAGAAGATGTGCGTGATTATTATTGCAGCGGGCGGATATTTGTTGCGCCGCTTTTCATTGGCACCGGTTTACAAAACAAATTACTTGAAGCCATGGCTCTTCAACTACCCTGCGTTACCACCCCGCTGGTGAATAATGCATTAGGTGCCACAGATGGAGAATCTATTTTGCTGGCATCTAACGCACGTGAATTTGCCGATTGTATTGCGCGATTAATGTCTGATACTTCACTGTCACAGTGCGTTGCATCAAGCGGAAAAGCGTATGTCACAAGCACTTTCAGTTGGGCAAAGGCAGTAGAAAAGTTAGAAGGCGTTTTTCGTTCATGA
- a CDS encoding glycosyl hydrolase: MKKILLVLGVFLVSAGVSAQKKNSTQTQANNSALNSGLVAGLQFRCIGPAMASGRIADIAVNPENPSEYYLAVASGGVWKTVNHGNTYEPVFDSYGSYSIGCITIDPNNTNVVWVGTGENNNQRSVAYGDGVYKSADGGQTWSNVGLKNSEHISKIIVDPRNSDVVYVAAYGPLWSAGGDRGVYKTTDGGKTWKQIHFISENSGTCDLVMDPTNPDVLYEAVHQRRRHVYTYIGGGAESGVYKTTDGGATWTELTNGLPSSNMGRVGLAISPADPNYVYAICEAENGQQGFYRSTNCGASFEKRSSYETSGNYYQEIICDPLDVNKVFSMDTWLSHTEDGGLTFKMTGENDKHVDNHCIWIDPQDTRHWLVGCDGGVYETWDHASHWEFKQNLPVTQFYKVALDNDYPFYNVYGGTQDNNSMGGPSRTINNAGILNSDWFITNGGDGFESQIDPSDPNIVYAQAQYGWLVRYDKQSGEAIGIQPMPGKNEPAYRWNWDAPLVISNHNNQRIYFAANKVFKSDDRGNTWQVISPDLTRQLDRNEFEVMGEIQSPDVVMKNKSTSIFGNITALDESPKNQNLLYAGTDDGLIQITKDGGATWVKKENFPGIPAMTYVNQIVASKHDENIVFAIFNNHKNGDFKPYILKSSDKGETWVSIAGDLPQRGTVYCLAQDHVNPDLLFAGTEFGCFFTLNGGANWIQLKAGLPTIAIKDMAIQTRENDLVLASFGRGFFILDDYSPLRYLTTENLNKKAMIFPVRTSLEYIESAPLGLTGRSMQGSQFYLAPNPAFGATFTYYVKDVPQSPKSIRQAEEKMKRDAGQDIEYPTYEEFVAEDNYEDPYLLFIIRDAQGNEVNRIKTGAGQGINRVTWNLRYPPTTPVTLGKNDPGRYGMADEGPLVLPGTYSVELYMNVNGVFEKLTEAVTFEVKALENSSLARQTAETIAFKKELSELRRLFRGTAAEYDELRNKLSYIKTAISAYPNADITLMNEVQALENLAEKIYILMWGDYHKASRDIETGPSAGERIEGIVGQTWYSTSNVTTTHREQYKIATEEYEIIRQQVEEFQNRIETLEQKLSANSIPYTPGRSDWKQE; this comes from the coding sequence ATGAAAAAAATTCTTCTAGTTCTTGGCGTGTTTTTAGTAAGTGCAGGCGTGTCAGCACAGAAAAAGAATAGCACTCAAACGCAGGCTAACAATTCAGCACTGAATTCTGGATTGGTTGCCGGATTACAATTCCGTTGTATTGGGCCGGCTATGGCATCAGGTCGTATTGCAGATATTGCTGTGAATCCTGAAAATCCGAGCGAATATTATCTTGCAGTTGCATCAGGAGGTGTATGGAAAACCGTGAATCATGGTAATACCTATGAGCCGGTTTTTGACAGCTACGGTTCTTATTCTATCGGCTGTATCACCATTGACCCCAACAATACCAATGTGGTTTGGGTAGGTACCGGAGAAAACAACAACCAACGCTCAGTAGCATATGGAGATGGTGTCTACAAATCAGCAGACGGTGGGCAAACTTGGTCTAATGTTGGTTTGAAAAATTCAGAACATATTTCCAAAATCATTGTTGATCCGCGCAATTCTGATGTTGTTTATGTTGCAGCATACGGGCCACTTTGGTCAGCAGGTGGAGACCGAGGAGTATATAAAACTACTGATGGAGGAAAAACTTGGAAACAAATTCACTTCATTTCTGAGAACAGTGGTACGTGTGATTTAGTGATGGATCCCACCAATCCGGATGTGTTATATGAAGCAGTGCATCAGCGCCGTAGACATGTGTACACTTACATTGGCGGGGGTGCTGAAAGCGGAGTATATAAAACTACCGATGGTGGCGCAACCTGGACTGAACTTACCAACGGGCTGCCAAGTTCAAATATGGGAAGAGTGGGATTAGCTATTTCGCCGGCAGACCCAAATTATGTCTATGCAATTTGCGAAGCTGAAAACGGACAGCAAGGATTTTACAGATCAACAAATTGCGGAGCAAGTTTTGAAAAAAGATCTTCGTATGAAACAAGTGGAAATTATTATCAGGAAATTATTTGTGATCCGTTGGATGTAAATAAAGTTTTCAGCATGGACACTTGGTTAAGTCATACTGAAGATGGTGGACTTACTTTTAAAATGACCGGTGAAAATGATAAACACGTAGACAACCATTGTATTTGGATTGATCCGCAAGATACCCGTCACTGGCTTGTTGGATGTGACGGAGGTGTTTATGAAACCTGGGATCATGCTTCACATTGGGAGTTTAAACAAAATTTGCCGGTTACTCAATTTTACAAAGTTGCGCTTGACAATGATTATCCTTTTTATAATGTATATGGTGGAACTCAAGATAACAATTCAATGGGTGGACCATCACGCACAATTAATAATGCAGGCATTCTAAATTCTGATTGGTTTATTACCAATGGAGGAGATGGATTTGAATCACAAATTGATCCATCAGATCCCAATATTGTGTATGCACAGGCGCAATATGGCTGGCTTGTGCGTTATGATAAACAAAGCGGTGAAGCGATAGGAATACAACCTATGCCGGGAAAAAATGAACCTGCTTACCGTTGGAATTGGGATGCTCCATTGGTGATTTCTAATCACAATAATCAACGCATTTATTTTGCAGCAAATAAAGTTTTTAAAAGTGATGACCGCGGAAATACTTGGCAGGTAATTTCTCCTGATTTAACTCGTCAGTTAGACAGAAATGAATTTGAAGTGATGGGAGAAATTCAATCTCCTGATGTGGTGATGAAAAATAAATCTACCTCTATTTTTGGTAACATTACCGCTTTGGATGAATCTCCAAAAAATCAAAATTTATTGTATGCCGGAACAGATGATGGCTTGATTCAAATTACAAAAGATGGTGGTGCAACTTGGGTAAAAAAAGAAAATTTTCCGGGTATTCCGGCAATGACTTACGTGAACCAAATTGTTGCTTCAAAACACGATGAAAATATTGTTTTTGCAATTTTTAATAATCATAAAAACGGAGACTTTAAACCGTACATTTTAAAAAGTTCTGATAAAGGAGAAACATGGGTGTCAATAGCCGGTGATTTGCCTCAGCGCGGAACCGTGTATTGCCTTGCACAAGATCATGTGAATCCTGATTTATTATTTGCCGGCACTGAGTTTGGTTGCTTTTTTACATTGAACGGAGGCGCAAATTGGATTCAACTTAAAGCCGGTTTGCCAACCATTGCAATTAAAGATATGGCAATTCAAACACGTGAAAATGATTTAGTACTTGCTTCGTTTGGGCGTGGATTTTTTATTCTGGATGATTATTCTCCACTACGTTATTTAACTACAGAAAATTTGAATAAAAAAGCCATGATTTTTCCGGTGAGAACATCGTTGGAATATATAGAATCTGCACCACTTGGATTAACCGGCAGATCTATGCAAGGATCACAATTTTATCTGGCACCTAATCCTGCATTTGGAGCAACGTTTACCTATTATGTAAAAGATGTTCCCCAATCGCCAAAATCAATCAGACAGGCAGAAGAAAAAATGAAAAGAGACGCAGGTCAGGATATTGAATATCCAACGTATGAAGAATTTGTTGCAGAAGATAATTATGAAGATCCATATCTATTGTTCATCATACGAGATGCGCAAGGCAATGAAGTGAATCGCATAAAAACCGGTGCAGGACAAGGCATTAACCGTGTTACTTGGAATTTGAGATACCCTCCAACCACGCCGGTAACTTTGGGTAAAAATGATCCCGGACGATATGGTATGGCTGATGAAGGGCCACTAGTATTGCCCGGCACCTATTCAGTTGAACTTTACATGAATGTCAACGGTGTCTTTGAGAAATTGACTGAGGCTGTAACTTTTGAAGTGAAAGCGCTTGAGAATTCTTCGCTCGCCAGACAAACAGCGGAGACCATTGCGTTTAAAAAAGAATTATCTGAACTGCGCAGATTATTCAGAGGTACTGCGGCAGAATATGATGAACTACGCAACAAATTAAGTTATATTAAAACAGCTATCAGTGCATATCCAAATGCTGACATTACTCTGATGAATGAAGTGCAGGCACTTGAAAATCTTGCTGAGAAAATCTATATTTTAATGTGGGGTGATTATCACAAAGCGTCTCGTGATATTGAAACCGGACCAAGTGCAGGCGAACGTATTGAAGGAATTGTTGGTCAAACATGGTATTCAACAAGCAACGTGACAACAACACATCGTGAACAATACAAAATTGCGACTGAAGAATATGAAATTATCAGACAACAAGTAGAAGAGTTTCAAAACCGAATTGAGACACTTGAACAAAAATTATCCGCAAACAGTATTCCGTACACACCGGGAAGATCTGACTGGAAACAAGAATAG
- a CDS encoding DPP IV N-terminal domain-containing protein: MKRIFVLLLVALSSTSIAQLKEFTLKEAVMQQYRNFYPKHTNMVQWITGTDTYSFVSDDYTTLMKNSAKADNPVALLTTLEISTMTGAKFSYVNVLGWKDANSFFTTAEGKYFLIDITQKKSTLLSELPDEAESGELCQANHYVAYTIANNLFIRSDKNSETQITNFDSTIVSGQAIARSEFGIHDGIFWSPTGNYLAFYQKDESEVADYPLLDITTPTGSLMSIKYPMAGQASEKSAVGIYNVKTGKTVYIKPTGNADDYLTNVGWGLDDKYLYIAEVNRGQNHMKLLQYDAETGALVNVLLEEKNDKWVEPEHAPYFISADQFIWMSETDGFMNLYLYSISGKLINQLTTNKWVVQGISGHDSKGNIYYYGTGDSPIETQYYSLNLKSGKQTKLTTESGTHDVQFSSDYAYYFDTYEAHSVPCVEQIKSSSGKVIRTIRAEKNPYENYKMGTAEIGTIKAADGTTDLYYRLIKPSNFSADKKYPVLVYVYGGPHAQLITNSWLDGANLWMYWMAEQGYLVYTVDNRGSENRGFAFESVIHRQLGTVEMQDQMKGVEHLKSMSFVDGDKLAVHGWSFGGFMTTSLMLRNPGVFKVGVAGGPVTDWAYYEVMYGERYMDTPQENADGYKANRLMNYVKNLQGELLLIHGTIDNVVVMQHNYALVKAFVEAEVQVDFFPYPMHEHNVRGKDRVHLMTKVLNYVIEEME; encoded by the coding sequence ATGAAAAGAATTTTTGTTTTATTGCTGGTTGCTCTGAGCAGCACTTCAATTGCACAGTTAAAAGAGTTTACGCTGAAAGAAGCGGTGATGCAGCAATACCGCAATTTTTACCCAAAACATACTAATATGGTACAATGGATTACTGGCACTGATACGTATTCATTTGTGAGTGATGACTACACTACTCTGATGAAAAACTCAGCCAAGGCAGATAATCCGGTGGCATTATTGACCACATTAGAAATTTCCACGATGACTGGTGCAAAATTTTCATATGTCAATGTGTTGGGTTGGAAAGATGCGAATAGTTTTTTTACAACGGCTGAAGGCAAATATTTTTTGATTGATATTACGCAGAAAAAATCTACGCTATTGTCTGAATTACCTGATGAGGCTGAGAGCGGAGAATTATGCCAAGCTAATCATTATGTTGCCTACACCATTGCAAATAATCTTTTTATCAGATCAGATAAGAATAGTGAAACACAAATTACCAATTTTGATTCTACTATAGTTTCAGGTCAGGCTATTGCGCGCAGTGAATTTGGAATACATGACGGAATTTTTTGGTCACCAACAGGAAATTATCTTGCATTTTATCAGAAAGATGAATCAGAAGTTGCAGATTATCCATTGCTTGATATTACTACGCCAACAGGCAGTTTGATGAGTATTAAATATCCAATGGCAGGGCAGGCAAGTGAGAAATCTGCTGTTGGAATTTACAATGTGAAAACCGGAAAAACGGTATACATCAAACCAACAGGAAATGCAGATGATTATCTCACAAATGTTGGTTGGGGTTTAGATGATAAATATCTTTACATTGCTGAAGTGAATCGCGGACAAAATCACATGAAGCTTTTGCAATATGATGCTGAGACCGGTGCGCTCGTAAACGTGTTGCTCGAAGAAAAAAATGATAAATGGGTAGAACCTGAACATGCACCCTATTTTATTTCAGCTGATCAATTTATTTGGATGAGTGAAACAGATGGATTCATGAATCTTTATCTGTATTCTATTTCAGGTAAACTCATCAACCAATTAACCACAAACAAATGGGTTGTGCAAGGTATTTCAGGTCATGATTCAAAAGGGAATATTTATTATTACGGAACTGGAGATTCACCCATTGAAACACAATATTACTCGCTTAATCTTAAATCAGGAAAACAAACAAAATTGACTACTGAATCAGGCACGCATGATGTACAATTTTCTTCTGATTATGCGTACTATTTTGATACATACGAAGCACACAGCGTGCCATGCGTTGAGCAGATAAAATCAAGCAGTGGAAAAGTGATAAGAACAATACGCGCAGAAAAAAATCCGTATGAAAATTATAAAATGGGTACAGCAGAAATTGGAACCATCAAGGCTGCAGATGGAACAACTGATTTATATTATCGTTTAATCAAACCAAGTAATTTTTCGGCTGATAAAAAATATCCGGTATTAGTATACGTGTATGGTGGACCACATGCCCAACTGATTACCAATTCATGGTTAGACGGTGCCAACTTATGGATGTACTGGATGGCAGAGCAAGGCTATTTGGTATATACTGTTGACAATCGCGGATCAGAAAACAGAGGATTTGCATTTGAAAGTGTTATTCACCGACAATTAGGTACCGTTGAAATGCAAGATCAGATGAAGGGCGTAGAGCATTTGAAATCTATGTCATTCGTTGATGGTGATAAACTGGCAGTACACGGTTGGAGTTTTGGTGGATTTATGACTACTTCCCTCATGCTTAGAAATCCTGGTGTATTTAAAGTAGGTGTAGCAGGTGGACCGGTTACTGATTGGGCATATTATGAAGTGATGTATGGTGAACGGTATATGGATACTCCTCAAGAAAATGCAGACGGATACAAAGCAAATCGGTTGATGAATTATGTGAAAAATTTGCAAGGAGAATTATTACTCATACACGGCACTATTGATAATGTGGTGGTGATGCAACACAACTATGCTTTAGTAAAAGCTTTTGTTGAGGCCGAAGTTCAGGTTGATTTTTTCCCTTACCCAATGCATGAACACAATGTGCGCGGTAAAGACAGAGTGCACCTGATGACCAAAGTGCTTAACTATGTAATTGAAGAAATGGAGTAA